The Leptospira wolbachii serovar Codice str. CDC genome includes a window with the following:
- a CDS encoding UPF0175 family protein, translating into MKSLSFQIPDQIDLNEYDFKMAMAVKLYETGKISIGQAADIVNLSKSSLIDVMKNYGSSILFGYSTDDLKTDLENA; encoded by the coding sequence ATGAAATCTCTAAGTTTTCAAATCCCAGACCAAATAGACCTAAATGAATATGATTTCAAAATGGCTATGGCTGTTAAATTATATGAGACTGGTAAAATATCCATTGGGCAAGCCGCTGATATCGTTAACCTATCAAAATCTTCTCTAATTGATGTGATGAAAAACTATGGGTCTTCTATTCTATTTGGATACTCTACCGATGATCTTAAAACTGATTTAGAGAATGCCTGA